In Xanthomonas sacchari, a genomic segment contains:
- a CDS encoding response regulator has product MPTESHADPIPPPRVLVIDDEPQIRRFLDISLRAQGYRVLQADTGAAGLAQLAAHGAELVVLDIGLPDQDGHSVLRELRQWSSVPVIMLTVRAGEAEKVQALDAGANDYVTKPFGVQELMARIRVLLRMQPVAGEAEPVFDDGHLHIHLGLREVRLDGEALPLSRKEYALLALLLRHSGRVVTQPQLLRELWGPTHQDDTHYLRILVGKLRQKLGDSAVAPRYIATEPGVGLRFIGVPCPSA; this is encoded by the coding sequence ATGCCGACTGAGTCCCACGCCGATCCGATTCCGCCGCCGCGCGTGCTGGTCATCGACGACGAGCCGCAGATCCGCCGCTTCCTCGACATCAGCCTGCGCGCGCAGGGCTACCGCGTGCTGCAGGCGGACACCGGCGCCGCCGGCCTGGCGCAACTGGCCGCGCACGGCGCCGAACTGGTGGTGCTGGATATCGGCCTGCCCGACCAGGACGGGCACAGCGTGCTGCGCGAACTGCGGCAATGGTCGTCGGTGCCGGTGATCATGCTGACCGTGCGCGCTGGCGAGGCGGAGAAGGTGCAGGCGCTGGATGCCGGCGCCAACGACTACGTGACCAAGCCGTTCGGCGTGCAGGAACTGATGGCACGCATCCGCGTGCTGCTGCGCATGCAGCCGGTGGCCGGCGAGGCCGAGCCGGTGTTCGACGACGGCCACCTGCATATCCACCTGGGCCTGCGCGAGGTGCGCCTGGACGGCGAGGCGCTGCCGCTCAGCCGCAAGGAGTACGCGCTGCTCGCGCTGCTGCTGCGGCACAGCGGCCGCGTGGTGACGCAGCCGCAACTGCTGCGCGAACTGTGGGGCCCCACCCACCAGGACGACACCCACTACCTGCGCATCCTGGTCGGCAAGCTGCGGCAGAAGCTCGGCGACAGCGCCGTGGCCCCGCGCTACATCGCCACCGAGCCGGGCGTGGGGCTGCGCTTCATCGGCGTGCCGTGTCCGTCCGCGTGA
- a CDS encoding potassium-transporting ATPase subunit F: MSGWLSFVCGVAVIVAAGYLLYVILRPEDF; this comes from the coding sequence ATGAGCGGTTGGCTTTCGTTCGTTTGCGGCGTGGCGGTGATCGTCGCGGCCGGTTACCTGCTGTACGTGATCCTGCGCCCCGAAGATTTCTGA
- a CDS encoding outer membrane beta-barrel protein yields the protein MSMKLHPLFLPLALLCAGHAAAAGLAAPMSEAMPASQAATPPPARSADCSDGFFSRLASAYREDAQPADPEAPTPARRGLAAPFSSPPFPSAEWQLGAVDYPVGVPNENAQYPVEKALACTRVGQWMQRNRIELYGWINPSLNASTSSRSNYPLSYSTRPNRGEFNQALIRLQRVPDTVQTDHVDWGFHLDDLYGYDYHYTTMKGVTSDQLLHHPQPNSALNGKIYGNDPMIAHVDVYLPSVAQGMLVTVGRYLSLPDIEAQFSPNNYLLTHSILYTVDAYTNMGVLTTTKLNDQWTLQLGVHGGDDSAIWDATSRLSAQACLRWVSKSNDDMLYPCVESYNNAAQTYNNLQEFVLTWGHRFSPRVHMLTEAYHLYVRDQALATDPSQSHAPTGRPGYALGEAPDFPLGRSSADAIVNYVNIQLGASDMLAIRNEFVNDHDGQRTGFATRYSSHTIGLTHWVSQDLEIRPELRYEHAYDFPAYDGGRRNHQATALIDAILHY from the coding sequence ATGTCCATGAAGCTCCATCCCCTGTTCCTGCCCCTGGCCCTGCTGTGCGCCGGCCACGCCGCCGCCGCGGGCCTGGCTGCGCCCATGTCGGAGGCGATGCCGGCGTCGCAGGCCGCCACGCCGCCGCCGGCGCGCAGCGCCGACTGTTCCGACGGTTTCTTCTCGCGCCTGGCCTCCGCCTACCGCGAGGATGCGCAACCGGCCGATCCCGAGGCGCCGACGCCGGCGCGCCGCGGTCTGGCGGCGCCGTTCTCCTCGCCGCCGTTCCCGTCGGCCGAATGGCAGCTGGGCGCGGTGGACTACCCGGTCGGCGTGCCCAACGAGAATGCGCAGTACCCGGTGGAAAAGGCACTGGCCTGCACGCGCGTGGGGCAGTGGATGCAGCGCAACCGCATCGAGCTGTACGGCTGGATCAATCCCTCGCTCAACGCCAGCACGTCCTCGCGCAGCAACTATCCGTTGTCCTACTCCACGCGGCCCAATCGCGGCGAGTTCAACCAGGCGCTGATCCGCCTGCAGCGCGTGCCGGACACGGTGCAGACCGATCATGTCGACTGGGGCTTCCACCTCGACGACCTGTACGGCTACGACTACCACTACACCACGATGAAGGGCGTCACCAGCGACCAGTTGCTGCACCACCCACAGCCCAACAGTGCGCTCAACGGCAAGATCTACGGCAACGATCCGATGATCGCGCATGTGGATGTGTACCTGCCGTCGGTGGCGCAGGGCATGCTGGTCACGGTCGGCCGCTATCTGTCGCTGCCGGACATCGAGGCGCAGTTCTCGCCGAACAACTACCTGTTGACCCATTCGATCCTGTACACGGTCGATGCCTATACCAACATGGGCGTGCTCACCACCACCAAGCTCAACGACCAGTGGACGCTGCAGCTCGGCGTGCATGGCGGCGACGATTCGGCGATCTGGGACGCGACCAGCCGCCTGAGCGCGCAGGCCTGCCTGCGCTGGGTCTCCAAGAGCAACGACGACATGCTGTATCCGTGCGTGGAGTCGTACAACAACGCCGCGCAGACCTACAACAACCTGCAGGAGTTCGTGCTGACCTGGGGCCATCGCTTCTCGCCGAGGGTGCACATGCTCACCGAGGCCTATCACCTCTACGTGCGCGACCAGGCGCTGGCCACCGATCCGTCGCAGTCGCACGCGCCGACCGGGCGCCCGGGCTATGCGCTGGGCGAGGCGCCGGACTTCCCGCTGGGACGCAGCAGCGCCGACGCCATCGTCAACTACGTCAACATCCAGCTCGGCGCATCGGACATGCTGGCGATCCGCAACGAGTTCGTGAATGACCACGACGGCCAACGCACCGGCTTCGCCACGCGCTACTCCAGCCACACCATCGGCCTCACCCATTGGGTATCGCAGGACCTGGAGATCCGCCCGGAGCTGCGCTACGAGCACGCCTACGATTTCCCGGCCTACGACGGCGGGCGCCGCAATCATCAGGCCACGGCGTTGATCGACGCGATCCTGCACTACTGA
- the kdpA gene encoding potassium-transporting ATPase subunit KdpA, with product MIDTLLVYALALLLGWPLGLYLAKVMRGAPMRGDALFGWIERPLYRLLGTDPARGMHWRAYAGAFLASNLVLGVLVFVLFVTQAWLPFNPDAVPNMRWDVALHTMVSFLTNTDQQHYSGQAQLSYLSQAVGVVGLQFITPMMGLALVAATLRGLFGGRGHDAAQDVDLGNYWADVIRPTLRFLLPLCLLWTLLLTQQGVPSTLAAGPVATPLDASAGQQTQKIPLGPVAAMVAIKQLGTNGGGWYGPNSAMALENPTPFSNLLEVLAIVLIPVAVAFMVGPFTGRRKFTALVFGSMLVMSLASTAVSLWAEGHAPGSAALMEGKEVRFGVDASAAWSSLTTQTSNGSVNAMHDSLAPLTGGVAMVNMLINAIWGGIGCGLQQFLVYLLLSVFLAGLMTGRTPELFGRKIEAPEVRLLALLILLQPLVLLGFTAVTLALPAAISATSNPGFHGISQVFYEYTSAFANNGSGFEGLGDGIPWWNLSCTVVLLLGRYPALIVPLIVAAQLARKRVAPETGGSLQVETPTFALTLIAVIAVLTVLQFTPALVLGPIADHLTLAAH from the coding sequence ATGATCGATACATTGCTTGTCTATGCGCTCGCGCTGCTGCTGGGATGGCCGCTGGGCCTGTACCTGGCCAAGGTGATGCGCGGGGCGCCGATGCGCGGCGACGCGTTGTTCGGCTGGATCGAACGCCCGCTGTACCGCCTGCTCGGCACCGACCCGGCGCGCGGCATGCACTGGCGCGCCTACGCCGGCGCGTTCCTGGCCAGCAACCTGGTGCTGGGCGTGCTGGTGTTCGTGCTGTTCGTCACCCAGGCCTGGCTGCCGTTCAATCCCGACGCGGTGCCCAACATGCGCTGGGACGTGGCCCTGCACACCATGGTCTCGTTCCTCACCAACACCGACCAGCAGCACTACTCGGGTCAGGCGCAGCTGTCGTACCTGTCGCAGGCGGTGGGCGTGGTCGGCCTGCAGTTCATCACCCCGATGATGGGCCTGGCGCTGGTCGCGGCGACGCTGCGCGGCCTGTTCGGCGGGCGCGGCCACGACGCGGCGCAGGATGTGGATCTCGGCAACTACTGGGCCGACGTGATCCGTCCGACCCTGCGTTTCCTGCTGCCGCTGTGCCTGCTGTGGACGTTGCTGCTGACCCAGCAGGGTGTGCCCTCGACGCTGGCCGCCGGTCCGGTCGCCACGCCGCTGGACGCCAGCGCCGGGCAGCAGACGCAGAAGATCCCGCTCGGTCCGGTCGCGGCGATGGTGGCGATCAAGCAACTCGGCACCAACGGCGGCGGCTGGTACGGCCCCAACAGCGCGATGGCGCTGGAGAATCCCACGCCGTTCTCCAACCTGCTGGAGGTGCTGGCCATCGTGCTGATCCCGGTGGCGGTGGCGTTCATGGTCGGCCCGTTCACCGGGCGCCGCAAGTTCACCGCGCTGGTGTTCGGCAGCATGCTGGTGATGTCGCTGGCGTCCACCGCGGTGTCGTTGTGGGCCGAAGGCCATGCGCCGGGCAGCGCCGCGCTGATGGAAGGCAAGGAGGTGCGCTTCGGCGTCGATGCGTCGGCGGCCTGGTCGTCGCTGACCACGCAGACCTCCAACGGCTCGGTCAACGCCATGCACGATTCGCTGGCGCCGCTGACCGGCGGCGTGGCCATGGTCAACATGCTGATCAATGCGATCTGGGGCGGCATCGGTTGCGGCCTGCAGCAGTTCCTGGTGTATCTGCTGCTGAGCGTGTTTCTGGCCGGACTGATGACCGGGCGCACCCCGGAGTTGTTCGGGCGCAAGATCGAGGCGCCGGAAGTGCGTCTGCTGGCGCTGCTGATCCTGCTGCAGCCGCTGGTGCTGCTCGGCTTCACCGCGGTCACCCTGGCGCTGCCGGCGGCGATCTCGGCGACCTCCAATCCCGGCTTCCACGGCATCAGCCAGGTATTCTACGAGTACACCTCGGCGTTCGCCAACAACGGCTCCGGCTTCGAGGGCCTGGGCGACGGCATTCCGTGGTGGAACCTGAGCTGCACCGTGGTGCTGCTGCTGGGCCGCTATCCGGCGCTGATCGTGCCGCTGATCGTGGCCGCGCAACTGGCGCGCAAGCGGGTGGCGCCGGAAACCGGCGGCAGCCTGCAGGTGGAAACCCCGACCTTCGCATTGACCCTGATCGCGGTCATCGCGGTCCTGACCGTTCTGCAATTCACGCCGGCTTTGGTGTTGGGACCGATCGCCGATCACCTGACCCTGGCCGCGCACTGA
- the kdpB gene encoding potassium-transporting ATPase subunit KdpB, whose product MSTPLPSTSVASSPARRPGLFDAAALRAALRDSVLKLSPRHLLGSPVMAVVFAGTLLSALITVSGQGPAGFGWAVTAILLVTVLFGNFAEAVAEARGRGQAASLRRARKDLVARRVASARLDGETSVPAAELRPGDLVVVSAGELIPADGEIVHGLATINEAAVTGESAPVLREAGTDRSGVIGGTKVLSDEILVKVTAEPGHSFLDRMIALVEGANRQKTPNEIALTMLLAAMTLTFLIVVATLPAIAGFVGVHVDPLLLIALLVCLIPTTIGGLLPAIGIAGMNRALSANVLAKSGKAVEVAGDVDVLLLDKTGTITHGDRQATVFHALSGVDVAQLREAAMLSSLADPTPEGKSIVRLAREQGLPPADPAGAEFVAFTAQTRMSGVDLPAVGMQPPRSIRKGAADALIRHVTALGGQVPAELKGRVEQVARSGATPLVVAEGRHVLGVVELSDVVKHGVREKFARLRAMGVKTVMITGDNPLTAAAIAAEAGVDDYIAEATPEDKLARIRQEQAGGRLVAMVGDGTNDAPALAQADVGLAMNSGTQAAKEAGNMVDLDSDPAKLLAVVEVGKQQLITRGALTTFSLANDVSKYFAILPALFAASIPQMAALNVMHLSNPTNAVLAALIFNALVIPALIPLALRGVRFTPSSATSLLRRNMLIYGVGGVLLPFVGIKVIDLLLVALG is encoded by the coding sequence ATGAGCACCCCGCTTCCTTCTACTTCCGTGGCTTCTTCGCCGGCGCGCCGGCCTGGGTTGTTCGATGCCGCGGCGCTGCGCGCGGCCTTGCGCGACAGCGTGCTGAAGCTGTCGCCGCGGCACCTGCTCGGCAGCCCGGTGATGGCCGTGGTCTTCGCCGGCACGCTGCTGTCGGCGCTGATCACCGTGTCCGGCCAGGGCCCGGCCGGCTTCGGCTGGGCGGTGACCGCGATCCTGCTGGTCACCGTGCTGTTCGGCAACTTCGCCGAAGCGGTGGCCGAGGCCCGCGGCCGCGGCCAGGCCGCCTCGCTGCGGCGCGCGCGCAAGGACCTGGTGGCGCGCCGGGTCGCCAGCGCGCGGCTGGATGGCGAGACCAGCGTGCCCGCCGCCGAACTGCGCCCGGGCGACCTGGTGGTGGTGTCGGCCGGCGAGCTGATCCCGGCCGACGGCGAGATCGTGCACGGCCTGGCCACGATCAACGAGGCCGCGGTCACCGGCGAATCCGCGCCGGTGCTGCGCGAGGCCGGCACTGATCGCTCCGGCGTCATCGGCGGCACCAAGGTGCTGTCCGACGAGATCCTGGTGAAGGTCACCGCCGAGCCGGGCCACAGCTTCCTGGACCGGATGATCGCGCTGGTGGAAGGCGCCAACCGGCAGAAGACGCCGAACGAGATCGCCCTGACCATGCTGCTGGCGGCGATGACCCTGACCTTCCTGATCGTGGTCGCCACGCTGCCGGCGATCGCCGGCTTCGTCGGCGTGCACGTGGACCCACTGCTGCTGATCGCGCTGCTGGTGTGCCTGATCCCGACCACCATCGGCGGGCTGCTGCCGGCGATCGGCATCGCCGGCATGAACCGCGCGCTGTCGGCCAACGTGCTGGCCAAGTCGGGCAAGGCGGTGGAAGTGGCCGGCGACGTCGACGTGCTGCTGCTGGACAAGACCGGCACCATCACGCACGGCGACCGCCAGGCCACCGTGTTCCATGCGCTCAGCGGCGTGGACGTGGCGCAGCTGCGCGAGGCGGCGATGCTGTCGTCGCTGGCCGACCCGACCCCGGAGGGCAAGTCGATCGTGCGCCTGGCGCGCGAGCAGGGGCTGCCGCCGGCCGATCCGGCGGGCGCCGAGTTCGTCGCCTTCACCGCGCAGACGCGCATGTCCGGCGTCGACCTGCCGGCCGTCGGCATGCAGCCGCCGCGGTCGATCCGCAAGGGCGCCGCCGATGCGCTGATCCGCCACGTCACCGCGCTGGGCGGGCAGGTGCCGGCGGAACTGAAGGGCCGGGTCGAGCAGGTCGCGCGCAGCGGCGCCACGCCGCTGGTGGTGGCCGAGGGCCGGCACGTGCTGGGCGTGGTCGAGCTGTCGGACGTGGTCAAGCACGGCGTACGCGAGAAGTTCGCGCGGCTGCGCGCGATGGGCGTCAAGACGGTGATGATCACCGGCGACAATCCGCTCACCGCCGCGGCCATCGCCGCCGAGGCCGGCGTCGACGACTACATCGCCGAGGCCACGCCCGAGGACAAGCTGGCGCGCATCCGCCAGGAGCAGGCCGGCGGACGCCTGGTGGCGATGGTCGGCGACGGCACCAACGACGCGCCTGCGCTGGCGCAGGCCGACGTCGGCCTGGCGATGAACTCCGGCACCCAGGCGGCCAAGGAGGCCGGCAACATGGTCGATCTGGATTCGGATCCGGCCAAGCTGCTGGCGGTGGTCGAAGTGGGCAAGCAGCAACTGATCACCCGCGGCGCGCTGACCACCTTCTCGCTGGCCAACGACGTGTCCAAGTACTTCGCGATCCTGCCGGCGCTGTTCGCCGCCTCGATCCCGCAGATGGCCGCGCTGAACGTGATGCACCTGTCCAACCCGACCAACGCGGTGCTGGCGGCGCTGATCTTCAATGCGCTGGTGATCCCGGCGCTGATCCCGCTGGCGCTGCGCGGCGTGCGCTTCACCCCGTCCTCGGCGACCTCGCTGTTGCGCCGGAACATGCTGATCTACGGCGTGGGCGGCGTGCTGCTGCCGTTCGTCGGGATCAAGGTCATCGATCTGTTGCTGGTGGCGCTGGGCTGA
- the kdpC gene encoding potassium-transporting ATPase subunit KdpC — protein sequence MTVSSVSPREPMRWRAVLVLPLLVLASAALYSLLATMLAGALFPEQANGSLRTHDGRVVGSALVAQPFAAAGYFQPRPSGAKYDPMAAAGSNQARSNPDLRKRLDDTRQAVAAREGVDPAQVPDDLITQSGSGMDPDISVAAAQLQVARVAAARGLPPQTVAALVAAQTQPRQFGVLGRPRVNVLALNLALDAAGNGETGIGNGREQKR from the coding sequence ATGACTGTGTCCTCCGTTTCCCCCCGCGAACCGATGCGCTGGCGCGCCGTGCTGGTGCTGCCGCTGCTGGTGCTCGCGTCCGCGGCGCTGTACTCGCTGCTGGCCACCATGCTGGCCGGCGCGCTGTTCCCCGAGCAGGCCAACGGCAGCCTGCGCACCCACGACGGCCGCGTGGTCGGCTCGGCGCTGGTGGCGCAGCCGTTCGCCGCTGCCGGCTACTTCCAGCCGCGTCCGTCCGGCGCCAAGTATGACCCGATGGCGGCGGCCGGCAGCAACCAGGCGCGCAGCAATCCCGACCTGCGCAAGCGCCTGGACGACACCCGCCAGGCGGTGGCCGCGCGCGAGGGCGTCGACCCGGCGCAGGTGCCGGACGACCTGATCACCCAGTCCGGCAGCGGCATGGATCCGGACATCAGCGTCGCCGCGGCGCAGCTTCAGGTGGCGCGCGTCGCCGCCGCGCGCGGCCTGCCGCCGCAGACCGTGGCCGCCCTGGTCGCCGCGCAGACCCAGCCGCGCCAGTTCGGCGTGCTCGGCAGGCCGCGGGTGAACGTGCTGGCGCTGAATCTGGCCTTGGACGCGGCCGGGAATGGGGAAACGGGAATCGGGAATGGGAGGGAGCAAAAGCGGTAA
- a CDS encoding sensor histidine kinase has translation MPDPRTQQADALIGELQRARGGRLTVFLGAAPGVGKTYAMLSRARQLQQQGHRLVVGVVETHGRAETAALLEGLTVQPRRRLEYRGRTLDEMDLDALLALRPPLVLVDELAHRNAPGSRHERRWQDVQELLDAGIDVYSTVNIQHLESLNDVVHRITGVRVSETVPDAIFDRLRDIVLVDLPPRELIERLQQGKVYLPEQAGQALQAFFSPSNLAALRELAMQTAADRVDNDLRDVQAAQGRTSVALRRTVMVAIDGRGQSDYLVRVARRLAERRGAPWTVVTVQTQAQPDADWQLEIDRAFALARRLGGEAALLHGANVADTLLDHAARSGVSTLVLGRTRERPLARMINRTLTQQLLQRGAHYELVIISSPEARARARRRWRSPGHWLSRDDLVFATVATLAAVAVGWLAERWVGIDDLSMVFIVAVVMVAAKTRMAAAVLAAILSFLAYDFFFIDPRYTLHIGARQGLVTVLLFLVAALVAGRLASRLRMQVLALRAANAQTTALQRLGRELASAADLGQVLEAGRRALAGTLEAEAWLRLQPLERAHAGADDYAPSMAAVDRSAADWAQRHGQATGRFTDTLAGASWWFLPVRHERGAIGVVGLRFGAGVQRPGLEQQRLAEAMVEDIGQAALRTRLVADLESARVSGETERLRSALLSSVSHDLRSPLAAMIGAASSLSSYGKAMDAEDRRSLLDTIQMEGERLDRYIQNLLDMTRLGHTGLTLNRDWIGVDELIGSAARRLQRYQPQVRLDIALAAELPTLWVHPALVEQAIFNVLENAAKFSPADAAIRVAAGMVEGRLRIDISDRGPGIPEDERARIFDMFYSVERGDRGRHGTGLGLTICQGMIGAHGGSVEALPGPDGRGTTIRITLPLIEPAAPPSRPDAD, from the coding sequence ATGCCCGACCCCCGCACCCAGCAGGCCGATGCGCTGATCGGCGAACTCCAGCGCGCGCGCGGCGGGCGCCTGACCGTGTTCCTCGGCGCGGCGCCGGGAGTCGGCAAGACCTACGCGATGCTGTCGCGCGCGCGGCAGTTGCAGCAGCAGGGCCATCGGCTGGTGGTCGGCGTGGTCGAGACCCACGGCCGCGCCGAGACCGCGGCGCTGCTGGAAGGCCTCACCGTGCAGCCGCGGCGGCGGCTGGAGTATCGCGGCCGCACCCTCGACGAGATGGACCTGGATGCGCTGCTGGCGCTGCGCCCGCCGCTGGTGCTGGTGGACGAACTGGCGCATCGCAACGCGCCCGGCAGCCGCCACGAGCGGCGCTGGCAGGACGTGCAGGAACTGCTCGACGCCGGCATCGACGTCTACAGCACGGTCAACATCCAGCACCTGGAAAGCCTCAACGACGTGGTCCATCGCATCACCGGCGTGCGCGTCAGCGAGACCGTCCCCGATGCGATCTTCGACCGCCTGCGCGACATCGTGCTGGTCGACCTGCCGCCGCGCGAACTGATCGAGCGCCTGCAACAGGGCAAGGTCTACCTGCCCGAGCAGGCCGGGCAGGCGCTGCAGGCGTTCTTCTCGCCGTCCAATCTGGCCGCGCTGCGCGAGTTGGCGATGCAGACCGCCGCCGACCGCGTCGACAACGACCTGCGCGACGTGCAGGCCGCGCAGGGCCGCACCAGCGTCGCGCTGCGGCGCACGGTGATGGTGGCGATCGACGGGCGCGGCCAGTCCGACTACCTGGTGCGGGTGGCGCGGCGCCTGGCCGAACGCCGCGGCGCGCCGTGGACGGTGGTCACCGTGCAGACCCAGGCGCAGCCCGATGCCGACTGGCAGCTGGAGATCGACCGCGCCTTCGCGCTGGCGCGGCGGCTCGGCGGCGAGGCCGCGCTGCTGCACGGCGCCAACGTCGCCGACACCCTGCTCGACCACGCCGCGCGCAGCGGCGTATCCACCCTGGTGCTGGGCCGCACCCGCGAGCGCCCGCTGGCGCGGATGATCAACCGCACGCTGACCCAACAGCTGCTGCAACGCGGCGCCCACTACGAGCTGGTGATCATCAGTTCGCCGGAAGCGCGCGCCCGTGCGCGGCGGCGCTGGCGCAGCCCGGGGCATTGGCTGTCGCGCGACGACCTGGTGTTCGCCACGGTCGCCACGCTGGCGGCGGTCGCGGTGGGCTGGCTGGCCGAGCGCTGGGTCGGCATCGACGACCTGTCGATGGTGTTCATCGTCGCGGTGGTGATGGTCGCGGCGAAGACGCGGATGGCCGCGGCGGTGCTGGCCGCCATCCTGAGCTTCCTTGCCTACGATTTCTTCTTCATCGATCCGCGCTACACCCTGCACATCGGCGCGCGCCAGGGCCTGGTCACGGTGCTGCTGTTCCTGGTCGCGGCGCTGGTCGCCGGGCGCCTGGCCTCGCGCCTGCGCATGCAGGTGCTGGCGCTGCGTGCGGCCAACGCGCAGACCACCGCGCTGCAGCGGTTGGGCCGCGAGCTGGCCAGCGCCGCCGACCTGGGCCAGGTGCTGGAGGCCGGGCGCCGCGCGCTCGCCGGCACGCTCGAGGCCGAGGCCTGGCTGCGCCTGCAGCCGCTGGAGCGCGCGCACGCCGGCGCCGACGACTACGCGCCGTCGATGGCCGCGGTGGACCGCAGCGCCGCCGACTGGGCGCAGCGTCACGGCCAGGCCACCGGCCGCTTCACCGACACCCTGGCCGGGGCGAGCTGGTGGTTCCTGCCGGTGCGCCACGAGCGCGGCGCGATCGGCGTGGTCGGCCTGCGCTTCGGCGCCGGCGTGCAGCGCCCGGGCCTGGAGCAGCAGCGCCTGGCCGAGGCGATGGTCGAGGACATCGGCCAGGCCGCGCTGCGCACGCGCCTGGTCGCCGATTTGGAGAGCGCGCGGGTCAGCGGCGAGACCGAGCGGCTGCGCTCGGCGCTGCTGTCCTCGGTCTCGCACGACCTGCGCTCGCCGCTGGCGGCGATGATCGGCGCGGCCAGCAGCCTGTCCAGCTACGGCAAGGCGATGGACGCGGAGGACCGCCGCAGCCTGCTCGACACCATCCAGATGGAAGGCGAGCGCCTGGACCGCTATATCCAGAACCTGCTGGACATGACCCGGCTCGGCCACACCGGGCTGACCTTGAACCGCGACTGGATCGGCGTGGACGAACTGATCGGCTCGGCCGCGCGGCGCCTGCAGCGCTACCAGCCGCAGGTGCGCCTGGACATCGCCCTGGCCGCCGAGCTGCCGACGCTGTGGGTGCACCCGGCGCTGGTCGAGCAGGCGATCTTCAACGTGCTGGAGAACGCGGCCAAGTTCTCGCCGGCGGACGCGGCGATCCGCGTCGCCGCCGGCATGGTCGAGGGCCGCCTGCGCATCGACATCAGCGACCGCGGCCCGGGCATTCCCGAGGACGAGCGCGCGCGCATCTTCGACATGTTCTACAGCGTCGAGCGCGGCGACCGCGGCCGCCACGGCACCGGCCTGGGCCTGACCATCTGCCAGGGCATGATCGGCGCGCACGGCGGCAGCGTCGAGGCGCTGCCCGGTCCCGATGGCCGCGGCACCACGATCCGCATTACCCTGCCGCTCATCGAACCCGCCGCGCCGCCGTCCCGCCCCGATGCCGACTGA